A single window of Flagellimonas maritima DNA harbors:
- a CDS encoding serine hydrolase, with product MTNMKLSIKILIFFFCSIPYTVVCQQKLPLSTNSEIKPLIEIEDDTLRTLLKAELCANPTWKRLIESKKMTVGIVDMHDTKSLRYAGINDKHMMYAASLPKIAILLAAMDAMENGELEESAEVRKDLGLMIRKSNNAASTRMIDRLGYDKIEKTLRAPKHKFYDEEVGGGLWVGKRYAAGGKKSPDPLKGLSHAATTRQVCSFYYQLAMGNLISTKRSKQMLSILVDPGLHHKFVNTLDQIAPNAKLYRKSGSWKNFHSDSVLVWGPQRRYVMVVLLDDSFGEQTIRKLVRPLEKVMKKRRLL from the coding sequence ATGACCAATATGAAGCTTTCCATCAAAATTTTGATATTCTTTTTTTGTAGTATCCCATATACTGTAGTTTGTCAACAAAAGCTTCCCTTATCAACCAACTCCGAGATAAAACCACTAATTGAAATTGAGGACGATACGTTAAGAACTCTTTTAAAAGCTGAACTATGTGCCAATCCTACTTGGAAAAGACTAATTGAATCCAAGAAAATGACCGTAGGAATCGTGGACATGCACGATACGAAAAGTTTGAGATACGCAGGCATAAACGACAAACATATGATGTATGCTGCCAGTTTGCCTAAAATTGCCATTTTGCTTGCTGCGATGGATGCGATGGAGAACGGAGAACTTGAGGAGAGTGCTGAGGTGAGAAAGGACCTTGGACTCATGATCAGAAAATCAAACAATGCGGCCTCTACAAGAATGATAGACCGTTTGGGCTATGACAAAATAGAAAAAACACTTAGGGCTCCAAAGCACAAATTCTATGATGAGGAAGTTGGAGGTGGGCTCTGGGTAGGAAAAAGATATGCCGCTGGAGGAAAAAAGAGTCCCGACCCTCTAAAAGGGCTGAGCCATGCCGCTACTACCAGACAGGTCTGTAGTTTTTATTATCAATTGGCCATGGGAAACCTTATAAGTACCAAACGGTCAAAGCAAATGCTTTCCATTCTTGTAGACCCAGGACTGCACCACAAATTTGTAAACACATTAGATCAAATAGCCCCAAATGCAAAACTATACCGAAAATCAGGTTCATGGAAAAATTTTCATTCAGATTCCGTTTTGGTTTGGGGACCCCAAAGGAGATACGTAATGGTAGTTTTACTGGACGACTCTTTTGGCGAACAAACCATCCGGAAATTAGTACGGCCCTTAGAAAAAGTAATGAAGAAAAGAAGGCTTTTGTAA
- a CDS encoding SDR family NAD(P)-dependent oxidoreductase, producing MDFNNKNVLITGASRGIGKATAIAFAEKGAKIGINYRTNTENAKRTLEELPGKDHTLFQQDISEDGGPEKLVNDFISHYGKLDVLVNNAGISIFHKIDEVDFEHWTSAWENTFKTNLFAVSNLCYWGAMAMVKTGGGRIVNVSSRGAFRGEPTKPAYGASKAALNSMSQSLAKALAPHKIYIGVVAPGFTETEMAVVTLTPAERENLLRESPFQRMAQPKEVAHAIVFLASEGAEYASGTIIDVNGASYLRS from the coding sequence ATGGATTTTAATAACAAGAATGTTTTGATAACTGGTGCTTCGAGAGGCATTGGAAAGGCTACGGCAATTGCTTTTGCCGAAAAAGGAGCAAAAATCGGCATTAATTACAGGACAAATACCGAAAATGCAAAACGAACATTGGAAGAGTTGCCAGGCAAAGACCACACCCTGTTTCAACAGGATATTTCAGAAGATGGCGGTCCCGAAAAACTCGTCAATGACTTTATTTCCCATTACGGAAAATTGGACGTGTTGGTGAATAATGCGGGAATTTCCATTTTTCATAAAATAGATGAGGTCGATTTTGAGCATTGGACGTCCGCTTGGGAAAACACCTTCAAGACCAATCTTTTTGCTGTATCGAATCTGTGTTATTGGGGTGCCATGGCCATGGTGAAAACAGGAGGCGGTCGTATTGTAAATGTGTCTTCTAGAGGAGCTTTTAGGGGCGAGCCCACTAAACCGGCATACGGGGCCAGTAAAGCAGCGTTAAACTCTATGAGCCAGTCACTGGCAAAAGCATTGGCTCCACATAAAATCTATATAGGGGTTGTTGCTCCAGGCTTTACAGAAACTGAAATGGCCGTTGTCACCTTGACCCCAGCAGAACGCGAAAACCTGCTCAGGGAATCCCCTTTTCAACGTATGGCACAACCCAAAGAAGTTGCTCACGCCATAGTGTTTTTAGCTTCGGAAGGTGCGGAGTACGCCTCGGGAACCATAATCGATGTAAATGGTGCTTCCTATTTGAGGAGTTGA
- a CDS encoding PEP/pyruvate-binding domain-containing protein, giving the protein MLGTLLSMFFLGVQSQEIPNSEITSLIQNFKKDLRGPYHRIRWFCKDGSIREPRDPCPDSIGGGIQHASYKPIVKELAEKNRVYLGEILAHTDKDKFWDAYNANDRLKQYQLGRYLASVDDGWILRKAQYYRGAVQSEDEEAWGVAFYKKLLKNDDNIKEFYYLIRQSLRDIPHDGDTNLAQDMRSQSKILAEDFPKFMDARIKIHGKPSVGDIEMVKSFLKKYQYELTGEQKKTALELIQTLEDFHAPIDFTKLKVQVLEMKGDAIFKDELYTSLEIMEKLQEPKNIIPQIADILCNIREKISEVKSSTNRLLLLDMSVELEDILLKKSQDWKPNTLKGLLEKIYTLSLASMGTGLIELEEWQALKGRLLLPDNISNLTIAELKDYLVAARSVVEWNAGMVKAVYANVVNDYIKFEPLAYGFIDDRIRSSVSLALGESVSELGNFLAQESSLTNKVMNINGQSAIRGLNPGYAKGELVVVEGNPEEVTVQNDKIYIFQKPPSDLKPVAGIMTVSEGNLVSHVQLLARNLGIPNAALSSDNLNALAKYNGKEVFYAVTASGNVVLKLSTAMNSEEHRLFANKQRNTNKITVPTDKIKIALNEVLDMRNVSASDSGKLCGPKAANLGQLKKMFPEQVVEGLVIPFGIFKDHMNQSMPGTNNSYWDFLNITFTKAETMRNSGTKEEDVEEFQLKQLKVLEDAIKKIELRPDFVKELQQKFGSVLGGTIGEVPVFLRSDTNMEDLEEFTGAGLNLTLFNVLSEEKILQGIKDVWASPYTERSFKWRQRYLLNPENVYPSILIIPSVDVDYSGVMITKGINLGTDDDITVAFSRGAGGAVDGQSAETHLITNYGHTLLSPSRQPDHIRLPESGGVKKHYETFDSLILNEKNIVDLRNMANDIRKILPAQTASTYKGAYDVELGFKKDKLWLFQIRPFVENTNAKTSEYLKSITPKIDFDKKIALNTSI; this is encoded by the coding sequence TTGTTAGGAACTCTGCTTAGTATGTTTTTTTTGGGTGTACAATCGCAAGAAATTCCTAATTCCGAAATCACATCCCTTATACAAAATTTTAAGAAAGACCTCCGTGGACCATACCATAGAATACGATGGTTTTGTAAGGATGGGAGTATCAGGGAGCCTCGCGACCCATGTCCAGATAGTATTGGTGGTGGAATACAGCATGCAAGCTATAAACCTATAGTTAAAGAATTGGCTGAAAAGAACCGTGTCTACCTTGGTGAGATTTTGGCACATACCGATAAGGATAAATTTTGGGATGCCTACAATGCAAACGACCGATTAAAACAATATCAACTGGGCCGTTATTTGGCCAGTGTTGATGATGGGTGGATTCTTAGAAAAGCCCAATACTATCGCGGAGCTGTACAATCTGAGGATGAAGAAGCTTGGGGCGTTGCATTCTATAAAAAATTATTGAAGAATGATGACAATATCAAGGAGTTTTATTATTTGATTCGCCAATCATTACGAGATATACCACATGATGGTGATACCAACCTGGCGCAGGATATGCGGAGCCAAAGTAAAATTTTGGCGGAAGACTTTCCAAAGTTTATGGACGCTAGAATTAAGATTCATGGCAAGCCAAGTGTGGGTGATATTGAAATGGTAAAATCCTTTTTGAAAAAATATCAATATGAACTAACGGGAGAACAAAAGAAGACCGCACTGGAGTTGATACAAACACTTGAAGATTTTCATGCTCCTATAGATTTCACAAAACTTAAGGTGCAAGTGTTGGAAATGAAGGGCGATGCTATTTTTAAAGATGAATTGTACACCTCTTTGGAAATCATGGAAAAACTTCAGGAGCCTAAAAATATCATTCCACAAATAGCGGACATACTCTGTAACATTCGCGAAAAAATCTCTGAAGTAAAGAGCAGTACAAATCGGTTGCTTTTATTGGACATGAGTGTGGAGCTAGAGGATATTCTACTCAAAAAAAGTCAAGATTGGAAACCTAACACTTTAAAGGGACTATTGGAAAAAATCTATACCCTTTCCTTGGCGAGCATGGGCACGGGACTTATAGAACTAGAAGAATGGCAAGCCTTGAAAGGAAGGTTACTGCTTCCCGATAATATTTCTAACTTGACCATTGCGGAGCTAAAGGACTATTTGGTTGCAGCGCGCAGTGTGGTAGAATGGAATGCAGGAATGGTAAAAGCCGTTTATGCGAACGTAGTCAATGACTATATCAAATTTGAACCATTGGCCTATGGATTTATAGATGATCGCATACGTTCTTCAGTGAGCTTGGCGCTGGGCGAAAGTGTGAGCGAATTGGGCAATTTCCTGGCGCAGGAATCATCCTTGACCAATAAAGTAATGAACATTAATGGCCAATCTGCGATTCGGGGACTTAATCCTGGTTATGCCAAGGGAGAATTAGTGGTGGTAGAGGGCAATCCAGAGGAAGTAACCGTTCAGAACGATAAAATTTATATATTTCAAAAACCTCCATCAGATTTAAAGCCCGTAGCAGGAATTATGACCGTTTCTGAAGGAAACCTTGTTTCCCATGTGCAACTTTTGGCTCGTAACCTAGGGATTCCAAATGCCGCGCTGTCATCGGATAACCTAAATGCATTGGCAAAATATAATGGCAAGGAAGTTTTTTATGCTGTGACCGCTTCGGGCAATGTTGTTCTAAAATTGAGTACTGCCATGAATTCCGAAGAGCATAGACTGTTTGCCAACAAACAAAGAAATACCAACAAGATTACGGTACCTACGGATAAAATTAAAATAGCGCTAAACGAAGTGCTGGACATGCGCAATGTAAGTGCATCGGACTCTGGAAAACTATGCGGACCCAAAGCAGCCAATCTTGGGCAGTTGAAGAAAATGTTTCCTGAGCAGGTAGTGGAAGGCCTTGTAATTCCGTTTGGGATTTTTAAGGATCACATGAACCAATCAATGCCAGGGACGAACAATTCGTACTGGGATTTTTTGAATATCACCTTTACCAAAGCGGAAACCATGCGAAATAGTGGGACAAAAGAAGAGGATGTAGAAGAATTTCAGTTGAAGCAATTGAAGGTTTTGGAAGATGCCATTAAAAAAATCGAATTACGTCCAGATTTCGTTAAAGAGCTACAGCAGAAATTTGGCTCCGTACTAGGTGGAACAATAGGCGAAGTTCCTGTTTTTTTAAGAAGCGACACCAACATGGAAGATTTAGAGGAATTTACGGGTGCCGGTCTTAATCTTACACTGTTCAATGTGCTTTCCGAAGAAAAAATTCTTCAAGGGATTAAGGATGTTTGGGCTTCTCCTTATACGGAAAGAAGTTTTAAATGGCGACAGCGCTACCTCCTGAATCCAGAAAATGTATACCCTTCAATTCTGATAATTCCAAGTGTAGACGTGGATTATTCAGGTGTAATGATAACCAAAGGAATCAATCTGGGAACGGACGATGATATCACGGTCGCTTTCAGTAGAGGTGCAGGAGGCGCCGTGGACGGACAATCTGCAGAAACACATTTGATAACAAATTATGGTCATACGCTGCTGTCACCATCAAGACAGCCCGATCATATTCGATTGCCTGAATCAGGTGGTGTAAAAAAGCACTATGAAACTTTTGATTCCCTTATTCTTAACGAGAAAAATATTGTCGACCTTAGAAATATGGCCAATGATATACGGAAGATACTGCCTGCACAAACGGCTTCAACCTATAAGGGGGCTTATGATGTAGAACTGGGATTCAAAAAAGACAAACTGTGGTTATTCCAAATAAGGCCCTTTGTTGAAAACACGAATGCCAAAACATCAGAATACTTGAAAAGCATTACCCCAAAAATAGATTTTGATAAAAAAATTGCATTGAACACATCAATTTAA
- a CDS encoding Npt1/Npt2 family nucleotide transporter — protein sequence MVRKTLKKIFQIREGELAISLLMQCYIFLVIMVLLIVKPTVNALFLSGLGAENLPMAYMLTALVAITGFYFYNKAIKRFSLKSIIYVTLIFFGLCFLLLSLLLHFSWLNVFSLYAYYIGVSLFAVLVASQFWILANMVFNSREAKRLFGFIGAGAISGGILGGYFTSVIASSYGNKITIAFAALLLFFCIPILNAVWSRRIKALSVYTIKQRMFSEKETSVPAFKLIIKSKHLGNLAGIVAVGVVMAKLVDFQFSDFAHNVFSDSDELASFFGFWFSTFNVIALSIQLLLTNKIMNRLGVATTLLLMPLAIALGCLLFLTFPELWVLILLKGIDGTFKQSVYKAALELSIMPIPFQIKNQAKSYIDVVVDSIASGIAGLLLFFVIKKWEVSTIYVTVIILFFLFVWIFLIYRLREAYFESFRKNLKTSLVQSGKYYARRNMAATLRNTKNILNNGTAEEIVLLLKKLDEFKLKAIKSDILALLNHPSDEVKTHAIRQLYVYDKGTAFENVQNLIYSKKPSLAAAAMEYLLENTHIEDKAPFESYLNNENKQIANAALICLAKEVRNNNKLRKKYDFDNRLRSIVESNAFNDINFDEHQLITALLAIGYGNNKEFYSFINNHLKNDKRPVKKNAIRAAGLTADFQFVHPLLKLLEDKTYRKQAIKALKRYGDEISRTLYSMEKQEILADTIKPYIPKVIGSFKNQNSVRTLIQLLKNKDIRTRLEASRRLRKMRQADENLSFPQGIVAQHILKESKSYSNTLKAIDSISHVHYNWKMHPNLHESYEDLLLLLQEQLNLSLQCIFEMLSLRYHFADMEVAYYGITSNQEQTANNAMEFLDNLLHSRLKDTILPLLEHRLLETTDTDSSKKITMSEYACVKMLIKNRGKRIKLACLQIIYHSKDKRYFALLKRLQRHKNPEIQQKAIKTLSQLEINMQEIISA from the coding sequence ATGGTTAGAAAAACCTTAAAAAAGATATTTCAGATAAGGGAAGGGGAGCTTGCAATCTCATTGCTCATGCAATGTTACATTTTTTTGGTCATCATGGTTCTGCTCATAGTAAAACCAACTGTCAATGCCCTATTTCTTTCGGGGCTTGGAGCCGAAAATCTTCCTATGGCATATATGTTGACTGCATTGGTGGCCATCACGGGTTTTTATTTTTACAATAAAGCCATTAAACGATTTTCATTAAAGTCAATAATATATGTAACCCTTATTTTTTTTGGTCTTTGTTTTTTACTACTGAGTTTATTGCTTCATTTTTCATGGCTTAACGTTTTTTCTTTATATGCCTATTATATAGGCGTTTCCCTTTTTGCTGTACTGGTGGCATCGCAGTTTTGGATTTTGGCAAATATGGTTTTTAATTCGAGGGAGGCAAAGCGATTGTTCGGGTTTATTGGAGCAGGTGCCATAAGTGGTGGAATTTTAGGAGGGTATTTCACGTCGGTAATCGCTTCCAGCTATGGAAACAAAATCACGATAGCTTTCGCGGCACTACTCCTTTTCTTTTGTATTCCAATTTTGAATGCGGTTTGGAGCAGGCGTATAAAGGCTTTAAGCGTCTATACCATAAAACAGCGCATGTTTTCCGAAAAGGAAACCAGTGTTCCCGCTTTTAAGTTGATCATAAAATCCAAACATCTCGGCAATTTGGCAGGAATTGTTGCTGTTGGTGTTGTTATGGCAAAGTTGGTAGATTTTCAATTTAGCGACTTCGCACACAATGTATTTTCTGATTCCGATGAGCTCGCTTCATTTTTTGGGTTCTGGTTCTCTACCTTCAATGTAATTGCGCTTTCCATTCAATTGCTGTTGACCAATAAAATCATGAACAGGTTGGGCGTTGCTACCACCTTGCTTCTCATGCCCTTGGCAATAGCATTGGGATGTCTCCTATTCTTAACTTTTCCAGAATTATGGGTGCTTATTTTGTTGAAAGGAATTGACGGCACTTTTAAGCAATCCGTTTACAAAGCTGCACTGGAGCTATCTATCATGCCCATTCCATTTCAAATTAAAAATCAGGCCAAATCTTATATTGATGTAGTGGTGGACAGTATTGCTTCCGGTATTGCAGGGCTACTATTATTCTTTGTCATTAAAAAATGGGAGGTCAGTACCATTTATGTAACAGTGATTATATTGTTTTTTCTATTTGTGTGGATTTTTCTGATCTATCGATTACGTGAAGCCTATTTTGAATCGTTCCGTAAAAATTTGAAGACTTCATTGGTGCAATCCGGGAAATATTATGCAAGAAGGAATATGGCGGCAACTCTACGAAACACAAAAAATATATTGAACAATGGAACGGCAGAGGAAATTGTTCTACTTCTTAAAAAATTGGATGAGTTTAAGTTAAAAGCTATAAAATCAGATATTTTAGCACTGTTAAATCATCCATCGGACGAAGTCAAGACCCATGCCATAAGACAATTATATGTTTATGATAAAGGCACAGCATTTGAAAATGTTCAAAATCTGATTTACTCAAAAAAACCTTCTCTGGCAGCTGCTGCCATGGAATATTTGTTGGAAAATACACATATTGAGGATAAGGCACCTTTTGAATCCTATCTGAATAACGAAAATAAACAAATTGCAAATGCAGCACTTATTTGTTTGGCAAAAGAGGTGCGCAATAACAATAAACTCCGTAAAAAGTATGATTTTGATAATAGATTGAGATCGATCGTGGAATCAAACGCCTTTAACGATATCAATTTTGATGAACATCAATTAATAACAGCACTCCTTGCTATAGGATACGGAAATAATAAGGAGTTTTATTCTTTCATCAATAACCACCTAAAAAATGATAAACGCCCAGTAAAGAAGAATGCCATTAGGGCAGCTGGCCTTACAGCTGACTTTCAATTTGTGCATCCTCTTTTAAAACTTCTCGAAGACAAAACATACCGAAAACAAGCTATAAAAGCACTTAAAAGGTATGGAGATGAAATATCCAGGACGCTTTATAGTATGGAGAAACAAGAAATACTGGCAGATACCATAAAACCCTACATACCAAAAGTTATAGGAAGTTTCAAGAACCAAAATTCTGTTCGGACCTTAATTCAGCTTTTAAAAAATAAAGATATACGAACCCGCCTGGAAGCTTCAAGACGATTGCGAAAAATGAGACAGGCCGACGAAAATTTGAGCTTCCCGCAAGGAATTGTTGCGCAGCATATCTTAAAGGAAAGCAAAAGCTACTCCAATACGCTCAAAGCCATTGACAGTATCTCACATGTACATTATAATTGGAAAATGCATCCAAATTTACATGAATCTTACGAGGATTTACTTTTACTGCTACAAGAACAATTAAATCTAAGCCTGCAATGCATTTTTGAAATGTTAAGCCTCAGATACCATTTCGCCGATATGGAGGTAGCATATTATGGTATCACTAGTAATCAAGAACAAACGGCAAACAATGCCATGGAATTTTTGGATAATTTACTGCACAGCCGCTTAAAGGATACCATACTCCCGTTGTTGGAACACCGATTGCTGGAAACTACCGATACAGATTCTTCCAAGAAAATAACAATGAGCGAGTATGCATGCGTCAAAATGTTGATAAAAAATCGCGGTAAACGTATAAAACTGGCTTGTTTACAGATTATTTATCACTCCAAGGATAAAAGATATTTTGCCTTGTTAAAGCGATTGCAACGACATAAAAATCCTGAAATACAGCAAAAAGCAATCAAGACCTTAAGTCAATTAGAGATAAATATGCAAGAAATTATCAGTGCATAA
- a CDS encoding DUF6090 family protein, whose product MIKFFRRSRQKTLLENKFSKYLLYAVGEIVLVVIGILIALQINNRSEFKKEREQELILLGNLANEIDLDIRQIDNNVELTNQRLDRLYSIIDLLENPKGINESSFISKSFEFVFDNYFKSNSGIFDEAVSSGKMSYIQNGQLRQDIFDYYRNANESGNDGTTRQMTDELITPIFVETLFMNPDGFLTLGLDIQNIASLKSLDFGALKENKDFWKMVLLKFGSNKEQILRWQLIKERANSVKQKIEKELSILID is encoded by the coding sequence ATGATAAAATTCTTTCGTCGCTCACGCCAAAAAACACTCTTGGAGAATAAGTTCTCAAAGTATCTTCTTTATGCTGTTGGTGAAATTGTTCTAGTTGTAATCGGTATTCTTATTGCCTTACAAATCAATAATAGAAGTGAGTTTAAGAAAGAGCGAGAACAGGAACTTATATTGCTTGGCAATTTGGCAAACGAGATTGATTTAGATATCCGTCAAATTGATAATAACGTGGAACTGACAAATCAGCGACTTGATAGGCTGTACAGTATCATCGATTTGTTGGAAAACCCAAAGGGAATCAATGAATCCTCTTTTATCTCAAAGTCGTTTGAATTCGTTTTTGATAATTATTTTAAAAGCAATAGTGGCATATTTGATGAAGCGGTTTCCTCGGGGAAAATGAGCTACATCCAAAACGGACAATTGCGACAAGATATCTTTGACTATTACCGCAATGCCAATGAAAGTGGCAATGACGGCACCACGCGTCAAATGACAGACGAATTGATAACACCGATTTTTGTAGAAACCCTGTTTATGAACCCGGACGGATTTTTGACCTTAGGATTAGATATTCAAAATATCGCCAGTTTGAAAAGTCTAGATTTTGGAGCACTTAAGGAGAATAAGGATTTTTGGAAAATGGTACTTTTAAAATTTGGCAGTAACAAGGAACAGATTTTGAGATGGCAATTGATAAAAGAACGGGCCAATTCCGTAAAACAGAAAATAGAGAAAGAACTATCGATCTTGATTGATTAA
- a CDS encoding serine hydrolase codes for MKIAYKIILPIVLIVVLGFSKYPIDGYERTGISRLLPIAKMLADSIDYNRIPVGAYKRVSEIKLNLLGRKNDSLSTLLQEDEELSEKMRRLFPGSGYSATVMDISNPDSLRYMGYRENVGYQPGSVGKLAVLVALFDQLAKLCPEDFEQRMVILRNRKVASDIWGTGDHHTVPVYDAKKEDVTRRRVVAKDTFSLFEWADHMVSVSNNGAASVVYREALLMAGLGEDYLTLTEDGANKFFEETPRDSLTDLANEIVNEPLRVLGITEDEWRLGGFFTRGPGKYVGRKGGSIGTPVGLMKFLVQLEQGNVIDEASSLEMKRLMYLTDRRIRYAHSSRLDSAAVYFKSGSFYKCDRNKNPNCGDYAGNVFNYMNSVIIVEHPDDAKYIVCLMTNVLNKNSAGAHMYLASAIDEIMH; via the coding sequence ATGAAAATAGCATATAAAATTATCCTGCCCATTGTTCTGATAGTCGTATTGGGTTTTTCCAAATACCCTATAGATGGGTATGAACGTACAGGTATTTCAAGGCTTTTGCCCATAGCTAAAATGCTGGCGGATAGTATAGATTATAACCGTATACCTGTAGGAGCATACAAAAGGGTAAGTGAAATCAAACTTAATCTTCTCGGAAGAAAAAATGACAGTTTGAGCACTTTATTACAGGAAGACGAGGAATTATCGGAAAAAATGAGACGTCTTTTTCCAGGGTCAGGATATTCGGCTACCGTCATGGATATCAGTAACCCGGATTCGTTGCGATATATGGGCTACAGGGAGAATGTAGGTTATCAACCAGGCAGCGTTGGAAAATTGGCGGTACTCGTAGCACTTTTTGACCAATTGGCAAAATTGTGTCCTGAAGATTTTGAGCAACGAATGGTAATTTTGAGGAATAGAAAGGTTGCATCTGATATTTGGGGAACTGGAGACCACCATACCGTTCCTGTTTATGATGCCAAAAAGGAAGACGTTACCCGAAGAAGAGTCGTTGCAAAAGATACTTTCTCACTTTTTGAATGGGCAGACCATATGGTTTCCGTAAGTAATAATGGTGCAGCCAGTGTAGTTTATAGAGAAGCTCTGCTCATGGCAGGATTGGGAGAAGATTATTTGACCCTTACCGAAGATGGAGCCAATAAGTTTTTTGAAGAAACCCCACGCGACTCCCTGACCGACCTTGCAAACGAAATCGTAAACGAACCTTTGCGCGTATTGGGTATAACAGAAGACGAATGGCGATTGGGTGGATTCTTTACCCGAGGTCCTGGAAAATATGTGGGCAGAAAAGGTGGTAGTATCGGCACTCCCGTAGGCCTTATGAAGTTTTTAGTGCAATTGGAACAGGGCAACGTAATTGATGAAGCCTCCAGTTTGGAAATGAAGCGTTTAATGTACTTAACAGATCGAAGGATACGATATGCACACTCAAGTAGGTTGGACAGTGCAGCGGTATATTTTAAATCAGGAAGTTTTTATAAATGCGACCGAAACAAAAATCCCAATTGTGGGGATTATGCAGGTAACGTGTTCAACTATATGAATTCTGTCATTATAGTGGAACACCCGGATGATGCCAAGTATATTGTTTGTCTTATGACCAACGTGCTTAATAAGAATTCTGCGGGAGCACACATGTATCTAGCATCGGCGATAGATGAAATTATGCACTGA
- a CDS encoding endonuclease domain-containing protein codes for MKRIHNKKELIQKRKEFRKNMTPAEAFLWRYLKAKKLNGKRFNRQHSINYYIVDFYCASEKLIIELDGQVHFNLTAQEYDAKRTEYLESLGFNVIRFENKMVFECLPSVLEEIKSYFKG; via the coding sequence ATGAAAAGAATCCACAATAAGAAGGAATTAATTCAAAAGCGCAAGGAATTCAGAAAGAACATGACCCCTGCAGAAGCTTTTCTTTGGAGGTATCTAAAAGCTAAAAAACTCAACGGAAAGCGTTTTAATCGACAACACAGCATTAATTACTATATCGTGGATTTTTATTGTGCCTCGGAAAAATTGATCATTGAATTGGATGGACAGGTACATTTTAACCTGACCGCCCAAGAATATGATGCAAAACGTACAGAATATCTGGAAAGTTTAGGGTTTAATGTAATCCGTTTTGAAAATAAAATGGTTTTTGAATGCTTGCCATCAGTACTTGAAGAAATCAAGAGCTATTTTAAGGGGTAA